One region of Termitidicoccus mucosus genomic DNA includes:
- a CDS encoding FGGY-family carbohydrate kinase: MNTTYYLGIDVGTGSARAGIFDQNGNMAGSASFPIQMWKPATDHVEQSSDNIWRSCCDATRAALAKSGVNPADIKGVGFDATCSLVALDAADRPVSLSTTGKAAQNVIVWMDHRAIAQAGRINATRHPVLRYVGGVISPEMQTPKLLWLRENLPAAWKATARFFDLPDFLTYRATGSDTRSLCSVVCKWTYLGHKGPDGAGWDAGYFRKIGLGDLADESFRRIGQKVRPMGEPVGDGLSARAAKELGLVAGTPVGVSIIDAHAGGLGMLGARLGREKVTPATLNHRLALIGGTSTCHMAASEKPRFIHGIWGPYFSAMIPGLWLTEGGQSAVGALIDHIIQSHPASGPLMKEAKKAGKSIFDLLNDRLDAMAAAEKLPHPAALTRELHVLPYFHGNRSPRANPTLKGIISGLTLSATADDLARQYLATIQALAYGTRHIVEEMNRKGYRIDMLLACGGGTKNRVFMREHADITGCKLVLPKEPEAVLLGSAVLGAVAARGDGGLLAVMEKMNAAGKVIAPSRGRVAAYHDSKYAVFHRLHKDFLACRALMAKA, encoded by the coding sequence ATGAACACCACCTATTACCTCGGCATCGACGTCGGCACCGGCAGCGCCCGCGCCGGTATCTTTGATCAAAATGGCAACATGGCCGGTTCGGCCAGTTTCCCCATCCAGATGTGGAAACCCGCGACCGACCATGTCGAGCAATCCTCCGACAACATCTGGCGCTCCTGCTGCGACGCCACCCGCGCCGCACTCGCGAAATCCGGCGTCAATCCCGCCGACATCAAGGGCGTGGGTTTCGACGCCACCTGCTCCCTGGTCGCGCTCGACGCCGCCGACCGCCCCGTCTCGCTCAGCACCACCGGCAAGGCCGCGCAGAATGTCATCGTGTGGATGGATCACCGCGCCATCGCGCAGGCCGGCCGCATCAACGCCACCCGCCATCCCGTGCTCCGCTACGTCGGCGGCGTCATCTCGCCCGAGATGCAGACGCCGAAGCTCCTCTGGCTCCGCGAAAACCTGCCCGCCGCATGGAAAGCCACCGCGCGCTTCTTCGACCTGCCCGATTTTCTCACTTACCGCGCGACCGGCAGCGACACGCGTTCGCTCTGCTCCGTCGTCTGCAAATGGACCTACCTCGGCCACAAAGGCCCCGACGGCGCGGGCTGGGACGCGGGCTATTTCCGCAAAATCGGGCTTGGCGACCTCGCGGACGAGTCCTTCCGGCGCATCGGCCAAAAAGTCCGTCCCATGGGCGAGCCTGTCGGCGACGGCCTCAGCGCCAGGGCCGCGAAGGAACTCGGCCTCGTCGCCGGCACGCCCGTCGGCGTGTCGATCATCGACGCGCACGCCGGCGGCCTCGGCATGCTCGGCGCCAGGCTGGGGCGCGAAAAAGTCACGCCCGCGACGCTCAATCACCGCCTCGCGCTCATCGGCGGCACGTCCACCTGCCACATGGCCGCTTCGGAAAAGCCGCGTTTCATCCACGGCATCTGGGGCCCGTATTTCTCCGCCATGATTCCCGGACTGTGGCTCACCGAAGGCGGCCAGTCCGCGGTCGGCGCGCTCATTGACCACATCATCCAGTCTCACCCCGCGTCCGGTCCGCTGATGAAGGAGGCGAAGAAGGCGGGCAAAAGCATTTTCGATTTGCTCAACGACCGCCTCGACGCCATGGCCGCTGCGGAAAAACTCCCGCATCCGGCCGCGCTCACCCGCGAATTGCACGTGCTCCCCTATTTCCACGGCAACCGCTCGCCGCGCGCGAACCCAACGCTCAAGGGCATCATTTCCGGCCTGACGCTTTCCGCGACCGCCGACGATCTCGCGCGCCAGTATCTCGCGACGATCCAGGCGCTCGCCTACGGCACGCGCCACATCGTCGAGGAGATGAACCGCAAGGGTTACCGGATCGACATGCTTCTCGCCTGCGGCGGCGGCACGAAAAACCGTGTCTTCATGCGCGAGCATGCCGACATCACCGGCTGCAAGCTCGTGCTCCCGAAGGAGCCCGAGGCCGTGCTGCTCGGCTCGGCGGTGCTCGGCGCGGTGGCCGCGCGCGGCGACGGCGGCCTGCTCGCCGTGATGGAAAAGATGAACGCCGCCGGCAAGGTGATCGCGCCCTCGCGCGGCAGGGTCGCGGCGTATCATGATTCCAAATACGCCGTCTTCCACCGCCTGCACAAGGACTTCCTCGCCTGCCGCGCGCTGATGGCGAAGGCGTGA
- a CDS encoding alpha/beta hydrolase yields MNTKTGSRLHFLAAVFLLVSIASLGAQTVEEYPLRPIDPNLKANESPAERVVFRPRSVDDHGFNRTLLETTFATLTIYRPAPENNRGTAIVACPGGGYGAVVIDREGHWIARYFQKLGYTVVVLKYRLPKPGVTGDALPLSQQDALEAIRYARAHAAAWGVKRVGIMGGSAGGHLAGSTAFFGQAGDGSRPDFVALLYPVICMDPPYAHRGSRDNLLGPSPSPERVAEYSLERRARPGLPPFFLVHAKDDKVVPIENSRLLADALRKVNVPVTLIEYNTGSHGFSLGRAPGHETGGWKDDFVKWLDALP; encoded by the coding sequence ATGAATACAAAAACAGGGTCCCGCCTCCATTTCCTCGCCGCTGTATTTTTGCTGGTTTCCATCGCCTCCCTTGGCGCGCAAACCGTCGAGGAGTATCCGCTCCGGCCGATCGACCCGAACCTGAAGGCAAACGAATCGCCGGCCGAGAGGGTTGTCTTCCGCCCGCGGAGTGTGGACGATCACGGATTCAACCGCACCCTGCTGGAAACCACCTTCGCCACCCTTACCATTTACCGGCCCGCGCCGGAGAACAATCGCGGCACGGCGATTGTCGCATGCCCGGGCGGCGGATACGGCGCGGTCGTCATCGACCGCGAGGGACACTGGATCGCCCGCTATTTCCAAAAGCTCGGCTATACGGTTGTCGTGCTGAAATATCGCCTGCCGAAACCCGGTGTCACCGGCGATGCGCTGCCGCTCAGCCAGCAGGACGCGCTTGAGGCGATCCGTTACGCGCGCGCCCATGCCGCCGCATGGGGGGTGAAGCGCGTCGGCATCATGGGGGGCTCGGCGGGCGGGCACCTCGCGGGTAGCACGGCGTTTTTCGGCCAGGCCGGGGACGGCTCAAGGCCCGATTTCGTGGCGCTGCTTTATCCCGTCATTTGCATGGACCCGCCCTATGCGCATCGAGGCTCGCGCGACAACCTTCTCGGCCCGTCGCCGTCGCCGGAGCGCGTCGCGGAGTATTCGCTGGAGCGCCGGGCTCGCCCGGGTCTGCCGCCGTTTTTTCTCGTCCACGCGAAGGATGACAAGGTCGTGCCCATCGAGAACAGCCGTCTGCTGGCCGACGCGCTTCGCAAGGTGAACGTGCCCGTGACGCTCATCGAATACAACACCGGCTCGCACGGCTTTTCGCTCGGCCGCGCCCCCGGCCATGAAACCGGCGGGTGGAAGGACGATTTCGTCAAATGGCTCGACGCGCTCCCGTGA
- a CDS encoding dihydrodipicolinate synthase family protein: MSSKVPKKGILAALWLPADAEGNLLKRELAANIAWLKAKGVYGILALGSTGEFPHMTVAQRQDALATVAELAAPLPVLANISDIRPRVVAELGRTARQLGLPAVTIMTPGFYPNTQDDVLEHFLHAADSSQLPVFLYNFPSLTGTRINIGTVAAFADRANMAGIKQSGGEFEYHKELIALGREKNFVVFSGADTRLPEVFGLGAVGCIGGLANIAPELMLHLYKVCREGAPGDIHPAFERLKQVGDTVDRLTFPLNVAAGMAARGVPTGEPKARVSPSSQKIYDGIVRDLGVAFEQWGLPRFDAVPAATAAR; this comes from the coding sequence ATGTCATCCAAAGTACCGAAAAAAGGAATTCTCGCGGCCTTGTGGCTGCCCGCCGATGCGGAGGGCAACCTGCTCAAGCGCGAACTCGCGGCCAATATCGCGTGGCTCAAGGCCAAGGGCGTTTACGGCATTCTCGCGCTCGGCAGCACGGGCGAGTTTCCCCACATGACGGTCGCGCAGCGCCAGGATGCGCTCGCGACCGTGGCGGAACTGGCGGCGCCCCTGCCCGTCCTGGCCAACATCAGCGACATCCGCCCGCGCGTCGTCGCCGAGCTCGGGCGCACCGCCCGCCAGCTCGGCCTGCCCGCCGTCACCATCATGACGCCCGGCTTTTATCCGAACACGCAGGATGACGTGCTGGAGCATTTCCTCCACGCGGCGGACAGCTCGCAACTGCCGGTGTTTCTATATAATTTTCCGTCCCTCACCGGCACGCGCATCAATATCGGGACGGTCGCCGCCTTTGCCGACCGCGCCAATATGGCCGGCATCAAGCAAAGCGGCGGCGAGTTCGAATATCACAAGGAACTCATCGCGCTCGGCAGGGAGAAGAACTTCGTCGTGTTTTCCGGCGCCGACACGCGCCTGCCAGAGGTGTTCGGCCTCGGCGCGGTGGGCTGCATCGGCGGCCTGGCGAACATCGCCCCGGAGCTGATGCTGCATTTGTATAAAGTCTGCCGCGAGGGCGCGCCCGGCGACATTCATCCGGCGTTTGAGCGCCTGAAGCAGGTGGGCGACACCGTGGACCGCCTGACCTTCCCGCTGAACGTCGCCGCCGGCATGGCCGCGCGCGGCGTGCCCACCGGCGAACCCAAGGCGCGCGTGTCCCCGAGTTCGCAAAAGATATATGATGGCATCGTCCGGGATCTCGGCGTCGCTTTCGAGCAGTGGGGTCTCCCGCGCTTCGATGCGGTCCCCGCCGCGACCGCCGCCCGTTGA
- a CDS encoding sodium:solute symporter — translation MNAAQSHFATLDIVVLLAYFALTLAIGLACWRKSRSVHGFTAAESSLPGWLTGLSILGTYISSISFIALPGKAFASNWNSFVFSLAIPVAAWIGVKYFIPFYRNSGCISAYSHLEERFGGWARIYASACYLLTQLARIGAVTYMMALPMNVLLGWDIRWIILITGISTTLYTFVGGIVGVIWTEAMQTVVLILGALVCAVLMITGLPEGPGQLFRIAAEHDKFSLGSMGLNLAEPTFWVVLVYGVVINLQNFGVDQNYVQRFHTAKSDRDARRSLWIGALMYVPVSAVFFFIGTALFAYYTTHPSELPLEYRAANKSDYVFPWFIVTVLPKGVTGLLIASIFAAAMSTISSSLNSSATIFLNDYYQRYINKKATERQKMLVLYVCTIAAGVFGTLFAFGMINVKSALDAWWTLAGIFGGGMLGLFLLGFLSRRAGKPAGLVGVAVGVLLILWMSVSPKMGGFFTGWQSPFHSFLTIVFGTAALLLAGLLVASLGGSGKTSASAK, via the coding sequence ATGAACGCCGCACAAAGCCATTTTGCCACGCTCGATATCGTCGTCCTGCTTGCCTATTTCGCCCTCACGCTGGCCATCGGGCTGGCCTGCTGGCGCAAGAGCCGTTCCGTGCACGGCTTCACCGCGGCCGAAAGCAGCCTGCCGGGCTGGCTCACGGGGCTGTCCATCCTCGGGACCTACATCAGCAGCATCAGTTTCATCGCGCTGCCGGGAAAGGCGTTCGCCTCGAACTGGAACTCGTTTGTCTTCAGCCTCGCCATCCCGGTTGCGGCGTGGATCGGCGTCAAATATTTCATTCCATTTTACAGGAACAGCGGCTGCATTTCCGCCTATTCCCACCTCGAGGAGCGTTTCGGCGGCTGGGCGCGCATCTACGCGAGCGCCTGCTATCTGCTCACCCAGCTGGCGCGCATCGGGGCGGTGACCTACATGATGGCGCTGCCCATGAACGTGCTGCTCGGCTGGGACATCCGCTGGATCATATTGATCACCGGCATCAGCACGACATTATATACATTCGTCGGTGGCATCGTCGGCGTGATCTGGACGGAGGCCATGCAGACCGTCGTGCTGATTCTCGGCGCGCTGGTGTGCGCCGTGCTCATGATCACCGGCCTGCCCGAAGGGCCGGGACAATTGTTCCGGATCGCCGCGGAGCACGACAAGTTCAGCCTCGGCAGCATGGGATTGAATCTCGCCGAGCCCACGTTCTGGGTTGTGCTTGTATACGGCGTGGTGATCAATCTGCAGAATTTCGGGGTGGATCAGAATTATGTGCAACGTTTTCACACGGCGAAGTCGGACAGGGACGCGCGCAGGAGCCTCTGGATAGGAGCGCTGATGTATGTGCCCGTCTCGGCGGTGTTCTTTTTCATCGGCACCGCGCTCTTTGCCTATTACACGACGCATCCTTCGGAGCTTCCGCTGGAATACCGGGCCGCCAACAAGAGCGATTACGTGTTTCCGTGGTTTATCGTGACCGTCCTGCCGAAAGGCGTGACGGGGCTGCTCATCGCCTCCATCTTCGCGGCGGCCATGAGCACGATATCGAGCAGTCTGAATTCTTCGGCCACGATTTTTCTCAATGATTATTACCAGCGCTATATAAACAAGAAGGCGACCGAGCGGCAGAAAATGCTCGTGCTGTATGTCTGCACGATCGCCGCGGGCGTGTTCGGGACCTTGTTTGCGTTTGGCATGATCAATGTAAAAAGCGCGCTCGACGCGTGGTGGACGCTGGCGGGCATCTTTGGCGGCGGCATGCTGGGCCTGTTTCTGCTCGGCTTCCTGTCGCGCCGCGCCGGCAAACCCGCCGGTCTCGTCGGGGTCGCGGTCGGCGTCCTGTTGATCCTCTGGATGAGCGTGTCGCCGAAGATGGGCGGTTTCTTCACCGGCTGGCAAAGCCCGTTCCACTCCTTCCTGACCATCGTTTTCGGCACCGCCGCGCTGCTGCTCGCCGGCCTGCTGGTGGCATCCCTGGGCGGCTCCGGGAAAACATCGGCTTCTGCAAAATGA
- a CDS encoding sialidase family protein: MNIHIVRILAGLLLFGTVALRASQAGGPVRPLADDFVVVGESDDPLNTPLYSPSILRLDSGRLVAAYSRHSAKKPKREVLLTSDDGGRSWKQRAELPSLQGRVFKAGRSLYYLATGAGLPISRSDDDGETWSAPVNLTGKELVWQQTPANVWHAKGNVYIAYELAGRKIDAWAPSEKALVLLRAAEKSDLTKTQNWTTSSRLVFSDVLPGTRENDPQIDYVGIPFYPQSYPNRQPMAPKRSFSPIGWVEPGVVQILDPDHYWYDPSGRTFHILARAHTGGTGFACLTKVVENDDGSMTMSLQDAPSGKHMLFLPVPGGQLRFHVLYDAKTKLYWLLGSQATDSMRRADRLPPDRFDLAFNERQRLVLHFSRNLVDWCFAGLVATSGENGRTSRHYASMDIDGDDLVILSRSGDKRAKSAHNGNLITFHRVKNFRELVY; encoded by the coding sequence ATGAATATTCATATCGTTCGTATCCTGGCCGGTCTGCTGCTCTTTGGCACGGTGGCTCTTCGCGCCTCGCAGGCCGGCGGTCCGGTCCGTCCGCTGGCGGATGACTTTGTCGTGGTGGGCGAATCTGACGACCCTCTGAACACGCCGCTCTATTCGCCCTCCATCCTGCGGCTGGACTCGGGGCGTCTGGTCGCCGCCTATTCGAGACACTCGGCCAAGAAGCCGAAACGCGAGGTTCTGCTTACGTCCGACGACGGCGGGCGCTCATGGAAACAGCGCGCCGAGCTGCCCAGCCTGCAAGGGCGCGTTTTCAAGGCGGGGCGGTCGTTGTATTATCTGGCGACCGGCGCCGGCCTGCCCATCTCGCGCTCCGATGACGACGGCGAGACCTGGTCGGCCCCGGTGAACCTCACCGGAAAGGAGCTCGTCTGGCAGCAGACTCCGGCGAATGTCTGGCACGCGAAGGGCAATGTCTATATTGCCTACGAACTGGCGGGCCGGAAAATAGATGCCTGGGCGCCGTCCGAAAAGGCGCTCGTGCTTTTGCGCGCGGCGGAAAAGTCGGACCTCACCAAAACGCAAAACTGGACGACTTCCAGCCGGTTGGTGTTCTCCGATGTGCTGCCCGGCACGCGCGAGAACGATCCGCAGATCGACTATGTCGGGATTCCTTTTTATCCGCAAAGTTATCCCAACCGCCAGCCGATGGCGCCGAAGCGCAGCTTTTCGCCCATCGGCTGGGTCGAGCCGGGGGTCGTGCAAATCCTCGACCCCGATCATTATTGGTATGATCCGTCAGGCCGCACCTTTCATATACTCGCCCGAGCGCACACGGGCGGCACGGGGTTCGCGTGCCTGACCAAGGTCGTCGAGAACGATGACGGCAGCATGACCATGTCGCTGCAGGACGCTCCCTCGGGCAAGCACATGCTCTTTCTGCCCGTGCCCGGCGGGCAGTTGCGTTTCCATGTCCTCTACGATGCGAAAACCAAGCTCTACTGGCTGCTCGGCTCGCAGGCCACCGATTCGATGCGCCGCGCCGACCGGCTTCCGCCCGACCGCTTCGACCTCGCCTTCAACGAGCGCCAGCGTCTGGTGCTGCACTTTTCCAGGAATCTCGTCGACTGGTGCTTTGCCGGTCTCGTCGCGACCTCGGGGGAAAACGGCCGGACCTCGCGCCACTATGCCAGCATGGACATCGACGGCGACGATCTTGTCATCCTTTCCCGCAGCGGCGACAAGCGAGCCAAGAGCGCGCACAACGGAAACCTCATCACCTTTCACCGCGTGAAAAACTTTCGCGAGCTTGTTTATTGA
- a CDS encoding alpha/beta hydrolase, translating to MKPAALLAILLAGVLSSPFAANAQDGPRSKLPPPDFANVSYGPHARNVMDVWLAKSAKPAPLLLYFHGGGFRAGDKGNLWPAVLREALGAGITVAAANYRLSPDVSFPGHYMDCARALQFARHSAKAWNIDPARVALIGSSAGAGTSLWIAFHDDLADRESDDPVARESTRVSCVVVAGAQPTYDPRVIREVAGEAASRHQALVSMYGLKPGEADSEKAHRLYGQAAPITYLTKDDPPVYAYYTEPKTAVPPSSRAGTGIHHPNLGLYLKKHMDALNIECVVAHKSDGHNFPAEGVAFMKKHFGL from the coding sequence ATGAAACCCGCCGCCCTTCTCGCCATCCTGCTTGCCGGTGTCCTGTCTTCGCCGTTTGCGGCAAACGCGCAGGACGGCCCGCGCTCGAAACTCCCGCCGCCGGATTTCGCCAACGTTTCCTACGGCCCGCATGCGCGCAATGTCATGGACGTGTGGCTCGCGAAATCCGCCAAGCCCGCGCCGCTGCTGCTGTATTTTCACGGCGGAGGCTTTCGCGCCGGGGACAAGGGCAACCTCTGGCCCGCCGTGCTGCGCGAGGCGCTGGGCGCCGGCATCACGGTGGCCGCGGCCAATTACCGGCTCTCACCCGACGTTTCCTTTCCCGGCCACTATATGGATTGCGCGCGGGCGCTCCAGTTTGCGCGGCATTCGGCGAAGGCGTGGAACATAGACCCGGCCCGGGTCGCGCTCATCGGGAGCTCCGCCGGGGCAGGCACGTCGCTTTGGATCGCGTTTCACGATGATCTGGCCGATCGGGAGAGCGACGATCCGGTCGCGCGCGAATCGACACGCGTGTCGTGCGTGGTTGTCGCCGGCGCACAGCCGACCTACGATCCGCGCGTGATCCGGGAAGTCGCGGGCGAGGCCGCGTCCCGGCATCAGGCGCTCGTGTCGATGTATGGACTGAAGCCCGGCGAGGCGGATTCGGAAAAAGCGCACCGGCTTTACGGGCAGGCCGCGCCCATCACCTATCTGACGAAGGACGACCCGCCGGTGTATGCATATTATACGGAACCGAAAACCGCCGTGCCGCCAAGCAGTCGCGCCGGCACCGGCATCCACCATCCGAATCTCGGCCTGTATCTGAAAAAGCACATGGACGCGCTTAATATCGAGTGCGTGGTCGCGCACAAAAGCGACGGGCACAATTTTCCCGCCGAGGGCGTCGCCTTCATGAAAAAACATTTCGGCCTATAG
- a CDS encoding sialidase family protein: MPRYILFIPSLLLSCCLALASAVAHPAVLRSGFIYETAPYPECHASTIVETSPGKLVAAWFGGTKEKNPDVCIWVSHFENDKWAEAKNVADGLQPDGKRHPTWNPVLFQPPGKGAPLILFYKVGPSPTTWWGMQIKSTDGGHTWSAPERLPDGILGPIKNKPVVLTDGSWLSPSSTESRKDGWQVHFECSRDAGKTWTVIGPVRKGPNFDAIQPSVLFFPGGRLEALCRTRQGVIAMTWSEDRGRTWSPLAATGLPNPNSGTDAVTLRDGRQLLIYNHSAHRPDRPGKGWRYPIGLALSDDGIQWRRSVTLDDAPLPEGYAYPAIIQTADGLVHATYTWDRKRIRHVVINPSLL; the protein is encoded by the coding sequence ATGCCCCGCTATATATTATTCATTCCCTCGTTATTATTGTCATGCTGCCTGGCCTTGGCCAGCGCGGTCGCGCATCCGGCGGTGTTGCGTTCCGGGTTCATATACGAAACCGCGCCCTATCCTGAATGCCACGCCTCGACCATCGTGGAAACTTCGCCGGGAAAACTCGTGGCCGCGTGGTTCGGCGGCACCAAGGAAAAAAATCCCGACGTCTGCATCTGGGTTTCTCATTTTGAAAATGACAAATGGGCGGAGGCGAAAAATGTAGCCGACGGCCTTCAGCCTGACGGCAAACGCCATCCGACATGGAATCCCGTTCTGTTCCAGCCGCCGGGCAAAGGTGCGCCGTTGATCTTGTTTTATAAAGTGGGTCCGTCACCGACCACATGGTGGGGCATGCAAATAAAATCCACCGACGGCGGCCATACGTGGAGTGCGCCCGAGCGGCTTCCCGACGGCATTCTCGGTCCGATAAAAAACAAGCCGGTTGTCCTCACCGACGGCTCGTGGCTTTCCCCTTCCAGCACGGAATCGCGCAAGGATGGCTGGCAGGTGCATTTCGAGTGTTCCCGTGATGCGGGGAAAACGTGGACAGTCATCGGCCCGGTGAGGAAGGGGCCGAATTTTGATGCCATCCAGCCCAGCGTGTTGTTTTTCCCCGGAGGCCGCCTCGAGGCGCTTTGCCGCACGCGCCAGGGTGTCATTGCCATGACTTGGTCGGAGGACCGCGGCAGGACGTGGAGCCCGCTCGCCGCCACGGGGCTGCCCAATCCGAATTCCGGCACCGACGCTGTCACGCTTCGGGACGGGCGGCAGCTGCTCATATATAATCACTCCGCCCATCGTCCCGACAGGCCAGGCAAAGGCTGGCGTTATCCCATCGGTCTCGCGCTTTCCGACGACGGCATCCAGTGGCGGCGTTCCGTGACGCTCGACGACGCGCCGCTGCCCGAGGGCTATGCGTATCCGGCCATCATCCAGACGGCCGACGGGCTTGTGCACGCCACCTACACATGGGACCGCAAGCGTATCAGGCATGTCGTCATCAATCCCTCACTGCTATGA
- a CDS encoding MFS transporter, whose protein sequence is MAGIGSKKTTGWKATISVAMANYIEAGSIIAGASGLSLWTEYLRLDNFMVGLLGALSANAFGAAFGALAGGWLCDKYGRKFIYTYDLIVYMLGVLVIAASVNFPMLLAGFIVTGIAVGAGVPASWTYIAEEAPHAKRAAHVGTAQLAWSIGPAITFVLAVLLAPLGLLGNRIIFLHLFVIAFITWYIRQGLAESSLWKKEKAREESEPDAGTKKRHAYVELFADKVNRRPLALLLGIYFFWNLVAGAMGFFMPFVYETVGGLGQAQANLLQAALWTMTVAATWGGFMMLGDRMSRRLLYGIGAAMGVIAWVVLTFGGMGWGMLLVFVTLWGLSAGIGAQAFYGLWASELFPTRYRAGAQGAMFFIVRVGVGLWSFVFPTILAKLSFKVAGVTMLVFLVIALLIGVALAPETRGKTLEEIEEERYGKKRADI, encoded by the coding sequence ATGGCAGGCATCGGCAGCAAAAAAACAACCGGCTGGAAGGCGACCATCTCCGTCGCGATGGCCAACTACATCGAGGCGGGGTCCATCATCGCGGGAGCCAGCGGGCTCTCGCTGTGGACGGAATACCTGCGCCTGGACAACTTCATGGTGGGCTTGCTGGGCGCGCTCAGCGCCAACGCCTTCGGCGCGGCCTTTGGCGCGCTGGCGGGCGGCTGGCTGTGCGACAAATACGGGCGCAAGTTCATTTACACTTACGACCTGATCGTTTACATGCTCGGCGTGCTGGTCATCGCCGCCTCGGTGAATTTCCCGATGCTGCTCGCCGGCTTCATCGTGACCGGCATCGCCGTTGGCGCCGGCGTGCCTGCGTCGTGGACCTACATCGCCGAGGAGGCACCCCACGCCAAACGCGCCGCGCATGTCGGCACCGCCCAGCTCGCCTGGTCCATCGGCCCGGCCATCACGTTTGTCCTCGCGGTGCTGCTCGCGCCGCTGGGGCTGCTCGGCAACCGGATCATTTTTCTGCACCTGTTCGTGATCGCCTTCATCACTTGGTATATCCGCCAGGGACTGGCGGAATCCAGCCTCTGGAAAAAGGAAAAGGCGCGGGAGGAAAGCGAGCCGGACGCAGGGACGAAAAAACGCCATGCGTATGTCGAATTGTTTGCCGACAAGGTCAACCGGCGTCCACTGGCGCTGCTGCTCGGCATTTATTTTTTCTGGAACTTGGTGGCGGGGGCGATGGGCTTTTTCATGCCCTTTGTCTATGAAACCGTCGGCGGGCTGGGCCAGGCGCAGGCGAATCTCCTGCAAGCCGCGCTCTGGACGATGACGGTGGCGGCGACCTGGGGCGGGTTCATGATGCTCGGGGACCGCATGAGCCGCCGCCTGCTTTACGGCATCGGGGCCGCGATGGGCGTCATCGCGTGGGTCGTGCTCACTTTCGGCGGCATGGGCTGGGGCATGCTCCTCGTGTTTGTCACGCTCTGGGGGTTGTCGGCGGGCATCGGCGCGCAAGCATTTTACGGCTTGTGGGCCAGCGAACTGTTTCCCACGCGCTACCGGGCCGGGGCGCAGGGCGCGATGTTTTTTATCGTGCGCGTGGGCGTGGGGCTCTGGTCGTTTGTTTTCCCCACGATTCTTGCCAAGTTGAGCTTCAAGGTGGCCGGTGTCACCATGCTCGTGTTTCTCGTCATCGCGCTGCTGATCGGCGTGGCGCTCGCCCCCGAAACGCGCGGCAAGACGCTCGAGGAAATCGAGGAGGAGCGCTACGGGAAAAAGCGGGCAGATATTTAA